Proteins encoded within one genomic window of Bacteroidota bacterium:
- a CDS encoding DNA-3-methyladenine glycosylase I, with amino-acid sequence MQENIRCTWPGNDPLYIHYHDTEWGVPVYDDPKLFEFLILETFQAGLSWLTLHAHMQATGMVNDHLLGCFRYEEIKQTSRT; translated from the coding sequence ATGCAGGAAAACATACGCTGTACCTGGCCGGGAAACGATCCATTGTACATTCATTACCACGATACCGAATGGGGAGTACCTGTATATGATGATCCCAAACTATTTGAATTCCTGATTCTGGAAACATTCCAGGCTGGATTAAGCTGGCTGACTTTGCATGCACATATGCAGGCAACAGGAATGGTAAATGATCATTTGCTGGGATGTTTCCGCTACGAGGAAATTAAACAAACCTCCCGGACATGA